A genomic stretch from Kribbella amoyensis includes:
- the topA gene encoding type I DNA topoisomerase, which produces MAGAAGTKTSSGTSTTTGRRLVIVESPKKARMIAGFLGSGYVVESSFGHIRDLPKGADEIPAKYKGLPWARLGVNIDDHFDPLYVVPADKKQQIRKLKDLLKEADELYLATDEDREGEAIAWHLLDELKPKVPVKRMVFHEITPKAIQDAVGSARDINDALVDAQEARRILDRLYGYEVSPVLWKKVMPKLSAGRVQSVAIRMVVDRERERIAFRSASYWDLDATLDAGEGRTPRQFPSRLVSVDGRRVAQGRDFAATGELKGANTVHLNEETATALAAALRDSQFSVRSIESKPYTRKPYAPFRTTTLQQEAGRKLGMSASQTMQIAQRLYENGNITYMRTDSVTLSDTAITAARAQVRELYGASYLPDKPRVYTSKVKNAQEAHEAIRPAGEVFQTPAQTGLSGAEFRLYELIWMRTIASQMKDAEGRSVSIRIDATASTGEQVEFTSSGRVITFHGFLKAYVEGADDPSSSTDDQETRLPDVAEGDVLPAVEVLASGHETKPPARYTEATLIRELEEREIGRPSTYASIIGTIQARGYVYKKGTALVPAWLAFAVVRLLEEHFTRLVDYAFTATMEDVLDDVAAGNQRREGVLGRFYFGDEQLEGLQSMVSDLGDIDAREMSTFPVGPPDSGIVVRVGRYGPYVEGPDETRANVPEDLPPDELTVDKARELLSQPAGVEHELGTTPDTGLKVVAKAGRFGPYVTEVLPDDAPKSAKPRTGSLFKSMELDTVTLDDALKLLSLPRVVGKDPESDEEITAQNGRYGPYLKKGSDSRSLQTEDQIFDITLDEALKIYSEPKQRGRRAAAPPLKELGEDPESGKPVVVKEGRFGPYVTDGETNATLRKDDSVESISLLRAAELLADKRARGPVKKTAKKSAAKKTAAKKTTTKKTAAKKTTAKKSTKKAAAKKS; this is translated from the coding sequence GTGGCAGGGGCAGCAGGGACCAAGACATCGTCCGGGACGTCCACGACGACCGGGCGCCGGCTGGTGATCGTCGAGTCGCCGAAGAAGGCGCGGATGATCGCCGGTTTCCTGGGGTCCGGGTACGTGGTGGAGTCGAGCTTCGGCCACATCCGGGACCTGCCGAAGGGGGCCGACGAGATCCCGGCGAAGTACAAGGGCCTGCCATGGGCACGGCTCGGCGTGAACATCGACGACCACTTCGACCCGCTGTACGTCGTACCGGCGGACAAGAAGCAGCAGATCCGTAAGCTCAAGGACCTGCTGAAGGAAGCCGACGAGCTCTACCTGGCGACAGACGAGGACCGCGAGGGCGAGGCCATCGCGTGGCACCTGCTCGACGAGCTGAAGCCGAAGGTCCCGGTCAAGCGGATGGTCTTCCACGAGATCACCCCGAAGGCGATCCAGGACGCGGTCGGCAGCGCGCGGGACATCAACGACGCGCTCGTCGACGCCCAGGAGGCCCGGCGGATCCTGGACCGGCTGTACGGCTACGAGGTCTCGCCGGTGCTGTGGAAGAAGGTCATGCCGAAGCTGTCGGCGGGCCGGGTGCAGTCGGTCGCGATCCGGATGGTGGTCGACCGTGAGCGCGAGCGGATCGCGTTCCGCAGCGCGTCGTACTGGGACCTGGACGCGACCCTCGACGCGGGTGAGGGCCGGACGCCCCGGCAGTTCCCGTCCCGGCTGGTCTCGGTGGACGGCCGACGGGTGGCGCAGGGCCGCGACTTCGCCGCGACCGGCGAGCTGAAGGGCGCGAACACGGTCCACCTGAACGAGGAGACCGCGACCGCGCTCGCCGCCGCGTTGCGGGACTCGCAGTTCAGCGTCCGGTCGATCGAGTCCAAGCCGTACACGCGCAAGCCGTACGCGCCGTTCCGGACCACGACGCTGCAGCAGGAGGCCGGCCGCAAGCTCGGCATGTCCGCCTCGCAGACGATGCAGATCGCGCAGCGGCTGTACGAGAACGGCAACATCACCTATATGCGGACCGACTCGGTCACGCTGTCCGACACCGCGATCACCGCGGCCCGGGCCCAGGTCCGCGAGTTGTACGGCGCGTCGTACCTGCCGGACAAGCCGCGCGTCTACACCTCGAAGGTGAAGAACGCGCAGGAGGCGCACGAGGCGATCCGGCCGGCCGGTGAGGTGTTCCAGACGCCGGCGCAGACCGGGTTGAGCGGCGCCGAGTTCCGGCTGTACGAGCTGATCTGGATGCGCACGATCGCGTCCCAGATGAAGGACGCCGAAGGGCGCAGCGTGTCGATCCGGATCGACGCCACCGCGTCGACCGGCGAGCAGGTCGAGTTCACCTCGTCCGGCCGGGTGATCACCTTCCACGGCTTCCTGAAGGCGTACGTCGAGGGCGCGGACGACCCGTCCAGCAGCACCGACGACCAGGAGACCCGGCTGCCCGACGTGGCCGAGGGCGACGTGCTCCCCGCGGTCGAGGTGCTCGCCTCCGGGCACGAGACCAAGCCGCCGGCCCGGTACACCGAGGCCACGCTGATCCGCGAGCTGGAAGAGCGCGAGATCGGCCGGCCGTCGACGTACGCGTCGATCATCGGCACGATCCAGGCCCGCGGCTACGTCTACAAGAAGGGCACCGCGCTGGTGCCGGCCTGGCTCGCGTTTGCCGTCGTCCGGCTGCTGGAGGAGCACTTCACCCGGCTGGTCGACTACGCGTTCACCGCGACCATGGAGGACGTGCTCGACGACGTCGCGGCCGGCAACCAGCGACGCGAGGGCGTGCTCGGCCGGTTCTACTTCGGCGACGAGCAGCTCGAGGGTCTGCAGTCGATGGTCAGCGACCTCGGCGACATCGACGCCCGGGAGATGTCCACGTTCCCGGTCGGGCCACCGGACAGCGGCATCGTGGTCCGGGTCGGCCGCTACGGCCCGTACGTCGAGGGTCCGGACGAGACCCGCGCGAACGTGCCCGAGGACCTGCCGCCGGACGAGCTCACCGTCGACAAGGCGCGCGAACTGCTCAGCCAGCCGGCCGGGGTCGAGCACGAGCTCGGGACCACCCCGGACACCGGGCTCAAGGTGGTCGCGAAGGCGGGCCGCTTCGGTCCGTACGTGACCGAGGTGCTGCCGGACGACGCGCCGAAGTCGGCCAAGCCGCGGACCGGCTCGCTGTTCAAGTCGATGGAGCTGGACACGGTCACGCTGGACGACGCGCTCAAGCTGCTGTCGCTGCCGCGGGTCGTCGGCAAGGACCCGGAGTCCGACGAGGAGATCACCGCGCAGAACGGGCGGTACGGGCCGTACCTGAAGAAGGGTTCGGACTCGCGGTCGCTGCAGACCGAGGACCAGATCTTCGACATCACCCTCGACGAGGCGCTGAAGATCTACAGCGAGCCCAAGCAGCGCGGCCGCCGGGCCGCGGCGCCGCCGCTGAAGGAGCTCGGCGAGGACCCGGAGTCGGGCAAGCCGGTCGTGGTGAAGGAGGGCCGCTTCGGTCCGTACGTCACCGACGGGGAGACCAACGCGACCCTGCGCAAGGACGACTCGGTCGAGTCGATCTCGCTGCTGCGTGCCGCGGAACTCCTGGCCGACAAGCGTGCCCGGGGTCCGGTGAAGAAGACCGCCAAGAAGTCGGCGGCCAAGAAGACCGCAGCGAAGAAGACCACCACGAAGAAGACCGCCGCCAAGAAGACGACGGCCAAGAAGTCGACCAAGAAGGCCGCCGCGAAGAAGTCCTGA
- a CDS encoding Fur family transcriptional regulator, which translates to MATTANDPTEVTAKRLRELGERVTPARLAVVEVLAGTEEHLSAEQIGERAEELRPGIHRATVYRALDALGEFGLVTHVHLGRAGTTYHLSGDLVARHLHLRCSECGVVVDVPGDILDPARKRVQRDLGFRLAPEQVALVGVCKDCAG; encoded by the coding sequence ATGGCGACAACGGCGAACGACCCGACCGAGGTCACCGCGAAGCGCCTCCGCGAGCTCGGTGAAAGGGTCACCCCGGCCCGGCTCGCGGTGGTCGAGGTCCTGGCCGGCACCGAGGAACACCTGAGCGCGGAGCAAATCGGCGAACGCGCCGAGGAACTCCGCCCGGGCATCCACCGCGCGACGGTCTATCGGGCGCTCGATGCTCTTGGCGAGTTCGGGCTGGTGACCCACGTGCACCTCGGGCGGGCGGGGACGACGTACCACCTGTCGGGGGATCTGGTGGCTCGGCACCTGCATCTGCGGTGCTCGGAGTGTGGGGTCGTTGTCGACGTGCCGGGGGACATCCTGGATCCGGCGCGGAAGCGGGTGCAGCGGGACCTGGGCTTCCGGTTGGCGCCCGAGCAGGTGGCGCTGGTGGGAGTCTGCAAGGACTGCGCGGGCTGA
- a CDS encoding helix-turn-helix domain-containing protein encodes MNALPLRSDGLVRARDLCDHIRTFRRSLRNVRSLEVVMAAELLEPQTYLPDEQEQLATVASFLEAHEDKMGERPTPRYFLVGADEHDQIELPESLHQVLVQAVAALSVGKAVTISPTMPKLTTQQAADLLGVSRPTVVRLTDSGDLPYERVGTRRKILLKDLLAYREARRRRQYDAIADTADDEIDDQDPAAVSDRLKRIRKQRAEQRRRDGL; translated from the coding sequence GTGAATGCGCTGCCGCTGCGTTCTGACGGCCTTGTTCGGGCTCGCGACCTGTGCGACCATATTCGAACGTTTCGAAGGTCGTTGCGTAACGTTCGTTCACTGGAGGTCGTCATGGCTGCTGAGCTTCTCGAGCCGCAGACCTATCTGCCCGACGAGCAAGAGCAGTTGGCGACGGTCGCCAGCTTCCTCGAGGCCCACGAGGACAAGATGGGCGAGCGCCCGACGCCTCGCTACTTCCTGGTGGGCGCTGATGAGCATGACCAGATCGAGCTCCCCGAGTCGCTGCACCAGGTGCTGGTGCAGGCGGTCGCGGCGCTGAGCGTGGGCAAGGCAGTCACGATCTCGCCGACGATGCCGAAGCTGACGACCCAACAGGCTGCGGATCTGCTCGGTGTCAGCCGGCCCACGGTGGTGCGATTGACCGACTCCGGCGACCTTCCCTACGAGCGGGTGGGGACGCGCCGGAAGATCCTGCTGAAGGATCTGCTGGCCTACCGCGAAGCCCGCCGGCGGCGGCAGTACGATGCGATCGCGGACACTGCGGACGACGAGATCGACGACCAGGATCCAGCGGCCGTGAGCGACCGACTCAAGCGGATCCGCAAGCAGCGCGCTGAGCAACGACGCCGCGACGGTCTCTGA
- a CDS encoding PIN domain-containing protein — MFAALLDTCVLWPSRQRDFLLSLAVENLYRPLWSSAILDELFHHEIEKLAEDRGFARAEAERRAAYLIEQMRTHFDDAEVRNWQPHDGTFGLPDPDDEHVVAAAVAGHAGAIVTVNLKDFPPAKIPYGIEIQLPGEFAANTVAVSPQRALKAVVRLTERRQRPPITVDGFLTTLRDTYGMHEAVDLLDDVR; from the coding sequence GTGTTCGCTGCGCTTCTCGATACCTGCGTCCTCTGGCCCAGCCGCCAACGGGACTTCCTGCTCAGTCTCGCCGTCGAGAATCTCTACCGGCCTCTGTGGAGCAGCGCGATCCTGGACGAGCTCTTCCATCATGAGATCGAGAAGCTCGCGGAAGACCGGGGGTTCGCCCGGGCTGAGGCAGAACGGCGGGCCGCGTACCTCATCGAGCAGATGCGCACGCACTTCGACGATGCCGAGGTACGGAACTGGCAACCCCACGACGGGACCTTCGGACTGCCCGATCCCGATGACGAACACGTGGTCGCGGCAGCCGTCGCGGGGCATGCCGGTGCCATCGTGACGGTCAACCTGAAGGACTTTCCACCGGCCAAGATCCCTTACGGAATTGAGATTCAGCTGCCTGGCGAGTTCGCTGCGAACACCGTGGCCGTGTCGCCACAACGGGCTTTGAAGGCGGTTGTCCGTCTGACCGAGCGCCGTCAGCGTCCTCCGATCACGGTTGACGGCTTCCTCACGACCCTGCGAGACACGTACGGGATGCACGAGGCGGTCGACCTTCTCGACGACGTCCGCTAG
- a CDS encoding DUF2306 domain-containing protein, with product MTTSASAHRPGSSWGVPAALVLLSIIPLVSGTLRLIELAGGPQTLPTNPRVDASPIPVVVHVLGAAFYALGGALQFSARLRRRHPAWHRRAGRVLVPAGLFVALSGLWMTLFYTGAPGGDLLWAVRLVVSTATAADLVLGFAAIRRRDIPAHRAWMIRAYALALGAGTQVLTQGIGEAVLGTSELSTAVSVSSGWLINAAVAEWIIRRPKPRRTTQTRTAEATPQ from the coding sequence ATGACCACGTCGGCCAGCGCGCATCGGCCGGGATCGAGCTGGGGAGTACCGGCCGCCCTGGTGCTCCTCAGCATCATCCCGCTCGTCTCCGGAACCCTCCGCCTGATCGAGCTCGCCGGCGGCCCGCAGACCCTCCCGACCAACCCCCGCGTCGACGCATCGCCGATCCCCGTAGTCGTCCACGTCCTCGGCGCAGCGTTCTACGCACTCGGTGGAGCCCTTCAGTTCTCCGCCCGCCTGCGCCGTCGCCACCCCGCGTGGCACCGAAGGGCTGGCCGGGTACTGGTTCCCGCAGGACTGTTCGTTGCGCTCTCCGGCTTGTGGATGACGCTGTTCTACACCGGCGCACCCGGCGGCGACCTCCTCTGGGCAGTCCGGCTCGTGGTCAGCACTGCGACCGCGGCCGACCTCGTCCTCGGCTTCGCGGCCATCCGTCGCCGCGACATCCCCGCCCACCGAGCCTGGATGATCCGGGCGTACGCCCTCGCCCTCGGCGCCGGCACCCAGGTCCTCACCCAGGGGATCGGCGAAGCCGTCCTGGGCACGAGCGAGCTGAGCACCGCCGTCTCCGTCAGCTCAGGCTGGCTCATCAACGCCGCAGTAGCCGAGTGGATCATCCGCCGCCCGAAACCTCGCCGCACCACCCAGACCCGTACAGCAGAGGCAACCCCGCAATGA
- a CDS encoding LuxR C-terminal-related transcriptional regulator: MSTPVLATKLFAPARRRQLVARPRLVALVDETLDPHQRLTLVSAPAGFGKTTLLADWLAGLDQRRPEARVGWVSLDDGDNDLTRLLAHVIAALGSVGLDVAPQTSTDLAALVNDVTRAVEDPPGQQWVLVLDDYHVIAAAEVHEAVGFLLDHLPDQVHLLMTTRSDPPLPLARLRTRGQLTEVRAADLRFTPDEAEQFFTRAMGLDLTTDDVHALEQRTEGWAAGLQLAALSLRGLPQRGEVARFIDAFTGSNRFVIDYLVDEVLAQQTDSVHDFLLRTAVLDKLTGALCDALTGRTDGGRTLAALEGSNLFLVPLDDQRTWYRYHHLFADVLRVRLLAQHPDQPRQLHRRASDWYSAHCYAEDAVRHAFEAEDFERAGYLVEQAIPTVRRNRQDVLMLTWLSALPDPVRRRSPVLSAFSGWSLLMTGDLDGADARLDDAEAALEAGARDQAIRAAWADTEDLRTAPATIAVFRAALAQARRDVPGTVRHARSALDQAGPDDHFIRGAGFGLLGLAAWAAGDVREGLSTFGQAVRALHAAGNLVDELDTTVVLADMWVTAGRPSRARRLHEQALQSATSNGEPYPRATADLHVGLAELDRELGELADAEDHLETARVLRERSSITENRYRWYVVSAQVRAAVGDYASAVRLLDEGEPLYRRGFYPELRPIAATRARFHIVDGSLEAATAWADDRGLTVDDEPDYLHEYEHLTLVRLLLASGRPELSSVLTLLERLHTAAVDAARDGSVLEIRVLQALAHHGSGDLPAALAVLGRALAEAPEPDSYVRLYLDEGEPMLALLRDAAAVREPDEYGEVARTYARKLLDRVDAPSSVPTQQPLVDPLSQRELEVLRLLDSELTGPEIARRLYVSVNTLRTHTKRIFTKLDVNTRTAAVRRAREHGLL, encoded by the coding sequence GTGTCGACTCCGGTGCTCGCCACGAAGCTGTTCGCGCCGGCCCGCCGCCGGCAACTGGTCGCGCGCCCCCGGCTGGTCGCGCTGGTCGACGAGACGCTCGATCCGCACCAGCGGCTGACGCTCGTTTCCGCGCCGGCCGGGTTCGGGAAGACCACGCTGCTGGCCGATTGGCTCGCGGGACTCGACCAGCGGCGACCCGAGGCCCGGGTCGGGTGGGTCTCGCTCGACGACGGTGACAACGACCTGACGCGCCTGCTGGCCCATGTGATCGCCGCGCTCGGGTCTGTCGGTCTCGACGTGGCCCCGCAGACTTCGACCGACCTGGCCGCGTTGGTCAACGACGTCACTCGGGCGGTGGAGGACCCTCCCGGGCAGCAATGGGTACTCGTCCTCGACGACTATCACGTCATCGCGGCGGCCGAGGTTCACGAGGCGGTCGGGTTCCTCCTCGACCACCTGCCCGACCAGGTGCACCTGCTGATGACCACCCGCTCCGATCCGCCGCTGCCGCTCGCTCGGCTGCGGACCCGCGGCCAGCTCACCGAGGTACGCGCTGCTGACCTCCGGTTCACTCCGGATGAGGCCGAGCAGTTCTTCACGCGGGCGATGGGCCTGGATCTCACCACCGACGACGTGCACGCGCTCGAACAGCGCACCGAGGGATGGGCGGCTGGCCTCCAACTCGCCGCGCTCTCGCTGCGCGGCCTCCCGCAACGTGGTGAGGTCGCCCGCTTCATCGATGCGTTCACCGGCAGCAACCGGTTCGTCATCGACTACCTCGTCGACGAAGTGCTCGCGCAGCAGACCGACAGCGTCCACGACTTCCTCCTGCGGACCGCGGTCCTCGACAAGCTCACCGGTGCCCTCTGCGACGCCCTCACCGGCCGTACCGATGGCGGACGGACTCTGGCCGCGTTGGAGGGCAGCAACCTCTTCCTCGTACCGCTGGACGACCAGCGGACCTGGTACCGCTATCACCACCTCTTCGCCGACGTACTCCGCGTCCGCCTACTCGCCCAGCACCCCGACCAGCCGCGGCAGCTGCACCGACGCGCCAGCGACTGGTACTCCGCGCACTGCTACGCCGAGGACGCTGTGCGGCACGCGTTCGAGGCGGAGGACTTCGAGCGCGCGGGGTACCTGGTGGAGCAGGCAATCCCCACCGTGCGCCGGAATCGGCAGGACGTCCTCATGCTGACCTGGTTGAGCGCTTTGCCTGACCCCGTCCGGCGGCGCAGTCCGGTGCTCAGCGCGTTCTCCGGGTGGTCGCTGCTGATGACCGGTGATCTCGACGGTGCCGACGCCAGGCTCGACGACGCCGAAGCCGCGCTGGAAGCCGGTGCTCGCGACCAGGCGATCAGGGCAGCGTGGGCGGATACGGAGGACCTGCGTACCGCTCCCGCGACAATCGCGGTCTTCCGTGCAGCACTGGCCCAAGCACGGCGCGACGTCCCCGGCACCGTCCGCCATGCGCGGAGTGCACTCGACCAGGCTGGACCGGACGACCACTTCATCCGCGGTGCAGGGTTCGGGCTCCTCGGTCTGGCTGCGTGGGCGGCTGGTGATGTCCGAGAAGGGCTGTCCACGTTCGGCCAAGCAGTGCGCGCCCTGCATGCCGCGGGGAACCTGGTGGACGAACTGGACACCACCGTCGTCCTCGCCGACATGTGGGTCACCGCCGGTCGACCCAGCCGCGCCCGTCGTCTCCACGAACAAGCACTGCAGTCGGCGACGAGCAACGGCGAGCCGTATCCGCGGGCCACGGCGGATCTGCACGTCGGACTGGCCGAGCTCGACCGCGAACTCGGTGAGCTGGCCGACGCCGAGGACCACCTGGAGACCGCCCGGGTACTCCGTGAGCGCAGCTCTATCACCGAGAACCGGTACCGGTGGTACGTCGTGAGCGCCCAAGTACGCGCTGCCGTTGGGGACTACGCGAGCGCGGTACGGCTGCTAGACGAGGGCGAACCGCTGTACCGACGTGGGTTCTACCCCGAACTCCGTCCGATCGCGGCGACCAGGGCACGGTTCCACATCGTCGATGGTTCCCTGGAAGCGGCGACAGCGTGGGCCGACGACAGAGGGCTCACGGTGGACGACGAGCCCGACTACCTGCACGAGTACGAGCACCTGACGCTCGTACGCCTGCTGCTTGCCTCTGGTCGTCCGGAGCTGTCTTCCGTGCTGACGTTGCTCGAACGGCTTCACACGGCGGCCGTCGACGCAGCACGGGACGGCAGTGTGCTCGAGATCCGGGTACTGCAGGCCCTTGCTCACCACGGCTCCGGTGATCTGCCCGCTGCGCTTGCCGTACTCGGTCGAGCCCTTGCCGAAGCACCGGAGCCGGACAGCTACGTACGGCTGTACCTGGACGAGGGCGAACCGATGCTGGCGTTGCTGCGCGACGCAGCCGCAGTCCGCGAGCCCGACGAATACGGCGAGGTCGCGCGGACGTACGCACGCAAACTCCTCGACCGGGTGGACGCGCCCTCCTCGGTACCGACGCAGCAGCCTCTGGTCGATCCGTTGAGTCAGCGGGAGTTGGAGGTGCTCCGGTTGCTCGACAGTGAGCTGACCGGGCCGGAGATCGCCCGCCGGCTGTACGTCTCGGTCAACACCCTGCGCACGCACACCAAGCGCATCTTCACCAAGCTCGACGTCAATACCCGCACCGCCGCCGTACGCCGTGCCCGCGAGCACGGACTGCTCTGA
- a CDS encoding glycoside hydrolase family 2 TIM barrel-domain containing protein produces MSVTYDHSYVEDFAPGAGTLPARAWLDDDSGRIPLSGEWRFRLSPSVAEAPDDLKEPDTSSWDTIAVPGHWQLSGYGAPAYTNVVYPFPLEPPFVPTDNPTGDYVRSVTVPADWAGARIVLRFEGVDSRFAVVVDGNPVGWSSGSRLPTEFDLTELVAPGQEIRIAVRVHQWSAGSYVEDQDMWWLSGIFREVNLLAVKPQAPTDVFVHASYDGGAGTLKVESDVAGTVVVPELGLEFPTGEEATIDSVEPWSAESPKLYDGVVRTEGGEVRVRIGFRTIAIVDGVFTVNGNRVLFAGVNRHEFHPDRGRALTEQDMLDDVLIMKRAGINAVRTSHYPPHPHFLDLCDEYGLYVVDECDLETHGFGYEPQPPKLPNPVMDERFQADLVERMRRMVERDKNHPSIVLWSLGNECGMGDNLKAMYDFAKDRDPSRPVHYERDTHAEFVDVYSQMYTSLEDVEKIGEDPTSYRGLPFILCEYGHAMGNGPGGLSDYRALFEKYPRCQGGFIWEWIDHGLRTTVDGKEFYAYGGDFGETIHDGNFVCDGLLFPDRTPSPGMDEYVKVIEPLVITADGSGNIAITNRYEVLDTSHLTFRLESQIAGERVGSGTLPVPAIAPGETVSVQLPPGIAEQQDANQPDTWVTVTAELTEGTAWANAGHRVAWGQIRLDVPSDARPEVAGTPAEGVAGVGGITVAGLTNARLDVWRAPIDNDAIPGVANAWKDAGLHRVQHRVVSAGVKDSAWEVVTRTAPPALQWGLVSTWRWTAVDSGVFLQLSIQPEGQFPETLPRLGITFELPKVDQVEWFGTGPNEAYVDTRAAAAVGKYAASVAELQAPYVRPQENGHRIDTRWAALTGTAGTLRIEAAPDLFGLTVRQWTTADLENAKHTPDLVAGDTTYVTVDLGQAGIGSNSCGPALSEQYKLKTAPASLSVKFTA; encoded by the coding sequence ATGTCCGTGACCTATGACCACAGTTACGTCGAAGACTTCGCCCCCGGGGCTGGGACGCTGCCGGCGCGGGCCTGGCTGGATGACGATTCCGGCCGGATCCCGCTGTCCGGCGAGTGGCGGTTCCGGTTGTCGCCGAGTGTCGCGGAGGCGCCGGACGACCTGAAGGAGCCGGACACCTCCTCCTGGGACACGATCGCCGTCCCGGGCCACTGGCAGCTGAGCGGGTACGGCGCGCCGGCGTACACGAATGTGGTCTATCCGTTCCCGCTGGAGCCGCCGTTCGTGCCGACCGACAACCCGACCGGGGACTACGTCCGCTCGGTGACGGTGCCGGCGGACTGGGCCGGGGCGCGGATCGTGCTCCGGTTCGAGGGCGTCGACTCGCGGTTCGCGGTGGTCGTGGACGGGAATCCGGTCGGCTGGTCGTCGGGCAGCCGGTTGCCGACCGAGTTCGACCTGACCGAGCTGGTTGCTCCGGGCCAGGAGATCCGGATCGCGGTGCGGGTGCACCAGTGGTCGGCGGGCAGTTACGTCGAGGACCAGGACATGTGGTGGCTGTCCGGGATCTTCCGTGAGGTCAACCTGCTCGCGGTGAAGCCGCAGGCGCCGACCGACGTGTTCGTGCACGCCTCGTACGACGGGGGCGCGGGCACGCTCAAGGTGGAGTCCGACGTCGCCGGCACCGTGGTCGTCCCGGAGCTCGGCCTGGAGTTCCCGACCGGCGAGGAAGCCACGATCGACAGTGTCGAGCCGTGGAGCGCGGAGAGCCCCAAGCTGTACGACGGCGTGGTCCGGACCGAGGGCGGCGAGGTCCGGGTACGGATCGGGTTCCGCACCATCGCGATCGTGGACGGCGTGTTCACCGTCAACGGCAACCGGGTGCTGTTCGCCGGCGTCAACCGGCACGAGTTCCACCCGGACCGTGGCCGCGCGCTGACCGAGCAGGACATGCTGGACGACGTCCTGATCATGAAGCGGGCCGGGATCAACGCGGTCCGCACCAGCCACTACCCGCCGCACCCGCACTTCCTGGACCTCTGCGACGAGTACGGGTTGTACGTCGTGGACGAGTGTGACCTGGAGACGCACGGTTTCGGGTACGAGCCGCAGCCGCCGAAGCTGCCGAACCCGGTGATGGACGAGCGGTTCCAGGCCGACCTGGTGGAGCGGATGCGCCGCATGGTCGAGCGGGACAAGAACCACCCGAGCATCGTGCTGTGGTCGCTCGGCAACGAGTGCGGCATGGGCGACAACCTCAAGGCGATGTACGACTTCGCCAAGGACCGGGACCCGTCCCGCCCGGTGCACTACGAGCGCGACACGCACGCCGAGTTCGTCGACGTCTACTCGCAGATGTACACGTCGCTGGAGGACGTGGAGAAGATCGGCGAGGACCCCACGTCGTACCGCGGGCTGCCGTTCATCCTGTGCGAGTACGGCCACGCGATGGGCAACGGGCCGGGCGGGCTGTCGGACTACCGCGCCCTGTTCGAGAAGTACCCGCGCTGCCAGGGCGGGTTCATCTGGGAGTGGATCGACCACGGACTGCGGACCACGGTCGACGGCAAGGAGTTCTACGCGTACGGCGGCGACTTCGGCGAGACCATCCACGACGGCAACTTCGTCTGTGACGGACTGCTGTTCCCGGACCGGACGCCGTCGCCCGGCATGGACGAATACGTCAAGGTGATCGAGCCGCTGGTGATCACCGCGGACGGCAGCGGCAACATCGCGATCACCAACCGGTACGAGGTGCTCGACACGAGCCACCTGACCTTCCGGCTCGAGTCGCAGATTGCCGGCGAGCGGGTCGGCAGTGGGACGTTGCCGGTTCCGGCGATCGCGCCGGGCGAGACGGTGTCCGTGCAGTTGCCGCCGGGCATCGCCGAGCAGCAGGACGCGAACCAGCCCGACACCTGGGTGACCGTGACCGCTGAGCTCACCGAGGGCACCGCTTGGGCCAACGCGGGTCACCGTGTCGCGTGGGGGCAGATCCGCCTCGACGTACCGTCCGACGCGCGGCCCGAGGTCGCCGGTACGCCGGCTGAGGGAGTCGCCGGAGTCGGTGGGATCACCGTCGCCGGTCTGACCAACGCCCGCCTCGACGTATGGCGCGCACCGATCGACAACGACGCCATCCCCGGTGTCGCGAACGCTTGGAAGGACGCCGGCCTGCACCGGGTCCAGCACCGCGTCGTCTCGGCCGGGGTGAAGGACAGCGCGTGGGAGGTCGTCACCCGGACCGCACCGCCCGCACTGCAGTGGGGCCTCGTCTCCACCTGGCGCTGGACGGCCGTGGACTCCGGCGTGTTCCTGCAGCTCTCGATCCAGCCGGAGGGCCAGTTCCCCGAGACGCTGCCTCGCCTCGGCATCACCTTCGAACTGCCGAAGGTGGACCAGGTGGAGTGGTTCGGCACCGGCCCGAACGAGGCGTACGTCGACACCCGCGCGGCCGCGGCCGTCGGGAAGTACGCAGCGTCTGTCGCCGAGTTGCAGGCGCCGTACGTCCGTCCGCAGGAGAACGGGCACCGCATCGACACGCGCTGGGCGGCCCTCACCGGTACCGCCGGCACACTGCGGATCGAGGCTGCGCCGGACCTCTTCGGTCTGACGGTGCGCCAGTGGACGACCGCGGATCTGGAGAACGCCAAGCACACGCCCGACCTGGTCGCCGGTGACACGACGTACGTCACCGTGGACCTCGGCCAGGCCGGCATCGGCTCCAACTCCTGCGGTCCCGCGCTGTCGGAGCAGTACAAGCTGAAGACGGCTCCGGCGTCGCTGTCGGTGAAGTTCACCGCCTGA